The genomic DNA TTGGTTGCGAAAGTATCGGACAGACGCCGCCACCAGGCTAGTGTATTCGGTGGCCAACGCTCGCGCCTCCCACGTAAAGCGATCGCGAATGCGTGCGTCGGGACAATTTCGATAGCGACGCCATCCGGCCAGCGTGGTCTCGGCAATGCGCACGACGCTAGGGCCGTTCTCCTCGAATTCGTGCGTGAATGCGCGGATCATCAACTCGGCCTCACTACCTGGCGGCAACAAGGGATGACGATAGTTGAACACCGCCTGGCCGTGAACGTCGGCTGGGTCGCACTCGGAGTCGGGCCGAATTCGGCCGTTCGCGGCAAGCTCGGCATGTAGCGCCGTGCCGGGAATCGGCGTATAGAGCATGAATTGATGGAAGTCCGTGCGGTGCCGCGCTGAATGCGCGATAACCCGATCGATGTTCTCCAGGTTGTGCTCCTCCAGCCCAATGATGCTGGATCCGAGCACGCGAATGCCGTGGCTTTGCAGCATGCGCACCAGCGACAGCGTATCGACGCCGCTGAGCTTGGTATAATCGCTTTCTTCGCCTTCCAATCCCATCCAGACCCACGAGATGCCCAGGGCCACCAATTGTTCCATGCTGTACTTCTTGATGGCGTTGGCGGAACTGAATACATACAACGACCACGGTCGCCGGTGACGTTCCATCAGTTCCAGCACTCGCAGCGCGCGGCGACGATGCAACAAGAAGTTCTCATCCATGACGAAGAATGACCGCACGTTCATGGTCTGCGCCAACTGCTGCATGATGTCGAACAGCTCGTCGCCCGACTCGTAAAAGTTTACAAACTTGCCCTTGCCACCGAACATTGCCGAGGTCGAGCAAAAGTTGCACCCCAACGGGCAGCCGACCGACGGAATCAGCGTGGCAGCAGTGTCTTCCGGCTTGCCCTGCGCGTTGACGCCCATGCAGCGGGCACCAAATCCCGAGACGATCAATGGATGGCGCAGTGGCCGGTCGACGCCGTCCTGCAAAAACTGGCGAAACCAAGCCACACCTTCGCCGCGGACGATGTGATCGGCATCGATGCGATCCGCTAGATCCGGAACGTTGGCAATGTGCCCACCCACGACAATGGTCGCCTGCGGCAGGTGTTGACGCACCATCTTGCACATGGTCCGGACTTTTTGCTGATTCAAGATGATGCTGCTAATGCCGACGACATCGTAGTCGCCATTGCGAAGTTCTTCCTCAAAGCGGTCCCAGGTCGGAAAATCGAGAATCGTGCAAGGCGCCGACAGGTTGGCTTGGATCATCATCAGCCCCCAACTGCGATGAAACATTCGCAGCGAAAACGGGCCTTGCACGCGCGTCACCTGGTTGTGATAAAGCTCCATCGGGTTGATCGCGCGACTGCCCAACTGGTCGTCGCGAGCATAGGGGCCACACACGCTCACCAACAGAACCTTGGCTTTTCGGCCCTTGGGATGACGGACGGGAGATGGCGGCGATGCGACTGGGCGTTCCAAAGTGGCCATACGACGGTTCCTTGTAAGTTGTTGCCGGCAACGCGTATTTCGTCGCCGGATTTCGTGTTTTGAACACGATTCAGGTTATCAACTATGGCCATCACGCAAAGAGCGAAGCGCAAGCAATTGGTCAACGCGATGTCATTTTTCGGTCAGCGGCTACTGCCGATCGCACGGCCCATCATTCGGCACGCGGCCTTTGGCAGTCTGGGCGACGCGGCGGCTGTCGAGCAATCGGCTGCAATGCGGCAGGTTGAGGTGAATTCAGTGAGGGGGTAGAAATGAGGGACAACTCACCAAAGCCTGTTCCGAATACCTGTGTGCATGTCTACTGTAGGTTCATAGGATAGCGCCGCCTCACGAGGCGTCCAGCGGCAAGGATAGTTGAGGGTGGGACGAGGGGCAACTTTCGACTGACTGGTCTGCTCTCAGTCAGAGCGAAGCAAGACGCATTCACTCAAGGTTGCTCGCCCAGCGAATTCGTCCGCGCCGATCCAACGACAGCCGGTCGGCTGCTATGCCCAGCACGCCGGGGCTGATCGCCAGACTTCGACCATTGGCTCGCGGTACGAGAGGCAGGCGAATAGTCGCTTCTCTCGGGTGGTTTCGAAGACATCCGCGCAATAAAAAAGCCGCCCTGCTTGTGGCATGACGGCCGGTCGCTCCGTGGAGCGTTGCCTTCAGATTTTTCGCTTTGTCTACGGAAAGACTCGCGGAAAAGCTGAGGTTGGTTACACTACTCGAATCATAATTGATTGTCTCGATATGTCAATCATTTCTCAGGCGTTCAGGAAATCATCCACGTCAATTTAGCCTTGCCGCAAGATGGCTCGGAGGGTTCCTTCGGGGATGTCGCGGCGGTGATTTGGAACAGTTGTTTTGCGGCCTGACTCTTCGTGGCGCCAAATTTCGTGACTGCCGCGGGCTTGGCGATCGAATCGAAAGCCGAGTACCCGAAGTTTGCGGGTGACTTCCGTGTACTTGAAACCCGCTAATCGTCCCATCACCCGACTCCAACGGGAATCGTTAAATCAAACGGTTTGGAATCATCGAACGAAGCGAGCGCAGGCGGCAACGGATCGCCATGTTCGCGGCACGAATCGGCAATCGCCCGAGCCACATCGCGCGCAATCTCCGCCACTTCGACCAAACTCCGCCCCTCGGCCACTAACCCCGGCACATCGGGACTGGTCGCGACATAACCGCCTTCATCCAGCGGTTCAATGTGTAATCGAATTGCGGTCTCGCTCATTTCGGCAGCCTTCGCAGCGGGGTGCGAACATTCCTTAGAATGTCTTTATCGTACCGCGCAAGCGAGGCAGTGTAATCAGCCTCAGCCCGCGAGCAATCCGCAACCGCAAGCACCTTGAAAGGGCAACTTTAAGTAAGCCTAACAAGGAAATATGGCCATGTCAACAATTAATGTATCCTGCAAAGCACCTTGAAAGGGCTTTTACATTGAGGTTATTTATTTAAAAAGTTCTTCACAAATTAAAGCGATCTGGATACTCTCATGGAATCTAAGCATACTGGATGTTTTGGTACAACACAAGAGGCCGCCCCGTCACGCCAAACGGAAAGCGGCCTCTTCGGTGGCCCAAGGCGGAAGTGCCGGCATTCCAAACGGTAAACCGACGCCAAGGGTCGCATGCTTTTCAATCATTCTAAACGAGTAATGCGGGGGTAGCAACAATGCGAATTCTTGCTTTGGACACAGGGCCTACGGCTATAGGTGGTGCGTTAATCGATATCGAGCGCAATGCCATTCGATCCTGCTTGGTGCGAGTCTTTCCCGAAGGTGTTGATCGCGACCAGCAAGGCGGCGAACAGTCGAAGAGCCAATCGCGGCGAGATGCTCGCGGAATGCGGCGACAGATTCGTCGTCGGGCGCTCCGCAAGCGACTAATTCGACGCGAACTACAAAACATTGGATTACTACCAAAAGATTCCGCAGAATTGACCAAGCTTTTTGCCGACAAACGCAGCAATCCATACGACCTGCGGGCCGTCGCGTTACAGCGAAGGCTAGAAGAGCCTGAACTAGGCCGAGTGTTCTATCACTTGGTAACGCGCCGTGGCTTTTTGTCGAACCGCAAAACCGACAAGGCCCGAGATACGCAGGGCATGCTGCAAGAGATCGGCGAGCTAAACACGACGCTCGCAAAACGTGGTGAAGTCCTTGGCCATTACCTTAGCCAACTCCACACCCAATTCGATCATCGAACGAGTCGAGATCAAGACCGAGTGCGCCATAGGCATACGCAACGCAGCATGTATGAAGCTGAGTTCGATGCGATTTGGAAAAAGCAACGAGAATTCTATCCCGATCTGCTCACCGACTCGCTGAAGTATGGTGTTGTCGGCAAGCAAGAATTCCCTACCGTGCCAAAATCGCGCCGAGACGGGCTAACTCCACTGCAGCTATACGGAGTCTACGGCCTGATTTTCTTCCAGCGCAAGATGTATTGGCCGAAGTCAGTGATTGGTCAATGCGACCTAACAGACGAATGCGAACCAGAAAAGCGGTGCAAGCGAAAACGATGCCACCGAGCTGATCGTGCCTCTCAGGAATTCCGAATCCTTCAAGAGGTAAACAATCTGAAAGTATTGGATAGCAGAGGGGAGCGATGGCTAGACGACGAAGAACGGCAAAAGATTTTCAACGCACTCATGGCAACCAAGATGCAGACGTTCGACGCCCTGCGAAAGAAGCTTAGTTTTCTCGACGACATGACATTCAATCTTGAACGTGGCGGCCGGAACAAACTGAAGGGACACGAAACGGATGCGGCCATGTCGAGCAACAAGGGCGTGGGAAAACGGTGGAGAAAACTACCCGACGATGCCAAGGATCGCATTGTCGATATCTGTGTGTACGAGACGCAGGAAGATATTGCTTTGCACAAACTGGTTGATGAATGCGGTTTAACGCCCGAGGAGGCAGAGCGCGCATCCCGTCTTAATTTGCCCGATGGATACATGAACTTTTGCCGTGAGGCGATTCAACGGTTGGTTCCTCATTTGAGGCGCGGCTTGCACCTGATGGCCGATGATGCCAGGAACAGTGCGCTTCATGCCGCTGGATATTTGCGGCCGGATCAAAGGGCGATCAATGTTCAAGAATTCTTGCCGCCACCGCCCGATCTGCCAAATCCGATTGTAAGGCAGGCGGTTATCGAAGTTCGCAAGGTGGTCAATGCCGTAATTCGGGAATATGGCAAGCCGGATGCAATTCACATTGAATTG from Pirellulales bacterium includes the following:
- a CDS encoding cobalamin-dependent protein (Presence of a B(12) (cobalamin)-binding domain implies dependence on cobalamin itself, in one of its several forms, or in some unusual lineages, dependence on a cobalamin-like analog.) — its product is MATLERPVASPPSPVRHPKGRKAKVLLVSVCGPYARDDQLGSRAINPMELYHNQVTRVQGPFSLRMFHRSWGLMMIQANLSAPCTILDFPTWDRFEEELRNGDYDVVGISSIILNQQKVRTMCKMVRQHLPQATIVVGGHIANVPDLADRIDADHIVRGEGVAWFRQFLQDGVDRPLRHPLIVSGFGARCMGVNAQGKPEDTAATLIPSVGCPLGCNFCSTSAMFGGKGKFVNFYESGDELFDIMQQLAQTMNVRSFFVMDENFLLHRRRALRVLELMERHRRPWSLYVFSSANAIKKYSMEQLVALGISWVWMGLEGEESDYTKLSGVDTLSLVRMLQSHGIRVLGSSIIGLEEHNLENIDRVIAHSARHRTDFHQFMLYTPIPGTALHAELAANGRIRPDSECDPADVHGQAVFNYRHPLLPPGSEAELMIRAFTHEFEENGPSVVRIAETTLAGWRRYRNCPDARIRDRFTWEARALATEYTSLVAASVRYFRNQPRLHAKLKALQKELIREFGWKSRLAAAVGGRFLNWTARREAARLARGWTYEPTTFYEVNEAAAALPRQHQATLCQSVRYATTNVAAAPRELEPVSVANEAEW
- a CDS encoding type II toxin-antitoxin system HicA family toxin, which encodes MGRLAGFKYTEVTRKLRVLGFRFDRQARGSHEIWRHEESGRKTTVPNHRRDIPEGTLRAILRQG
- a CDS encoding type II toxin-antitoxin system HicB family antitoxin, which encodes MSETAIRLHIEPLDEGGYVATSPDVPGLVAEGRSLVEVAEIARDVARAIADSCREHGDPLPPALASFDDSKPFDLTIPVGVG